CCGTGGCGGCTCAGGCGGCCCTGTCCGACACGGTCGGCGGGAGGCAGAACCCGGTCCGCGCACTGGAGCAGGCGGCGCACCAGCTGCGCTCGACCGAGCCCGGGAAGAACACGGCCGACCTGCGAGCTCTGGGTGCGATGATCGGCGACGCCAAGGTGGTCGGCCTTGGTGAGGCCACCCACGGCTCGCACGAGTTCTTCACCATGAAGGAGCGGGTCTTCCGCTACCTCGTCGAGGAGAAGGGCTTCACCACCTTCGCCCTGGAGCTGAGCTGGTCTGCGGGGCTCGAGATCGACGAGTACCTCCAGACCGGCAAGGGCGACGCACGCAAGATCGCGAAAGCGGCGCTGGCCGGCTCGCCGTGGGACCGGGAGGAGTTCGTGAGCCTCATCGAGTGGATGCGGGACCACAACCGCCGCCACCCTGGCCGCACGGTCCATTTCATGGGTGACGACATCGGCGCCCCCAAGCTGAGCGACGACTTCTTCAACCGGGTGACCAGCTACGTGCAGCGGACCCACCCGGAGTCGCTGCCGCACCTCACGCAGCTCTACGCGGGTCTGCGCCCGATCGACGACGTGTTCGCCTATCTGGGCAAGCCCCTCGCGGAACGGCAGCGGCTCGCCGCCAAGGCACGGCAGGCCCTGGATCTGATCAGCAGCCGGAAGGGCCCGGACGAAAGCGAGTTCGAGCTCGCGGTCCAGAACGCCCGATCCATCGCCCAGACGGCCACGTTCCTCGCCTTCGACCTCACCGACAAGGCCGCGCTGCCC
This window of the Nonomuraea africana genome carries:
- a CDS encoding erythromycin esterase family protein; translated protein: MARDRKHISRRGLVATAVIAMGAVLAPVAAQAALSDTVGGRQNPVRALEQAAHQLRSTEPGKNTADLRALGAMIGDAKVVGLGEATHGSHEFFTMKERVFRYLVEEKGFTTFALELSWSAGLEIDEYLQTGKGDARKIAKAALAGSPWDREEFVSLIEWMRDHNRRHPGRTVHFMGDDIGAPKLSDDFFNRVTSYVQRTHPESLPHLTQLYAGLRPIDDVFAYLGKPLAERQRLAAKARQALDLISSRKGPDESEFELAVQNARSIAQTATFLAFDLTDKAALPVAQRYRDQVMAENTAWWQRRTGDKMLLSAQNDHVGYAAGEPTLYPKTQGSYLRDTLGRKYLPIGFTFNQGSFLSKDAALSGDWKKFTVGAAEPGMNEYTLDKVRYRDYYLDIRDAPAAARTWLDVTRPTRNIGTQYPFPPGNLAIARSFDVLIHLHDVREADQSKP